One segment of Castanea sativa cultivar Marrone di Chiusa Pesio chromosome 3, ASM4071231v1 DNA contains the following:
- the LOC142629566 gene encoding uncharacterized protein LOC142629566: MAMTHFLKPTISMSPYSHFTHSTHSPLSPFKTHSNSHLFTTIMPSTISGHQTLPPTTLSRRLFLPSVSGIWDAITGGNNAREAILAIRRGMLLFRQGDVLGSVAEFDKAIELDPRQKAYLWQRGLSLYYIDRFEEGAEQFRIDVAQNPNDTEESIWCFLCEAQLYGVIEARKRFLEVGIDPRPVMREAYNLFKIGGDPEKLVAAFSNGQGNEYFYASLYAGLYYESEKKADAAKLHILAACQSPYGQRSDDYMASLARVHCLCRNWSSN; encoded by the exons ATGGCCATGACCCACTTCCTTAAACCAACCATTTCCATGTCCCCTTATTCACATTTCACTCACTCTACACACTCACCTTTATCTCCATTCAAAACCCACTCCAACTCACACTTGTTCACCACCATTATGCCTTCAACAATTTCCGGCCACCAAACTCTACCACCAACAACACTGTCTAGAAGATTGTTCCTACCTTCTGTTTCTGGCATCTGGGACGCCATAACTGGTGGTAACAATGCTCGTGAAGCCATACTTGCCATTAGACGTGGAATGCTGCTCTTTAGGCAG GGTGATGTTCTTGGTTCTGTAGCGGAATTCGATAAGGCAATCGAGTTGGACCCTCGTCAAAAGGCAT ATCTTTGGCAAAGGGGATTATCACTGTACTATATTGATAG GTTTGAAGAAGGGGCAGAGCAATTCCGGATAGATGTTGCGCAAAATCCAAATGACACAGAGGAGTCCATATGGTGCTTTCTTTGTGAAGCTCAATTATATGGAGTTATTGAAGCAAGGAAGCGATTTCTTGAG GTTGGCATAGACCCACGACCAGTTATGCGGGAAGCTTATAATTTGTTCAAAATTGGTGGGGATCCTGAAAAG CTTGTTGCTGCATTTTCTAATGGCCAGGGGAATGAGTACTTCTATGCTTCTTTGTATGCTGGGCTTTACTATGAATCTGAG AAAAAAGCTGATGCGGCCAAGCTTCACATACTTGCTGCATGCCAATCTCCTTACGGGCAGAG GTCTGATGATTATATGGCTTCACTTGCTAGGGTTCACTGTCTTTGTCGAAATTGGAGCTCCAACTAA
- the LOC142629410 gene encoding F-box protein PP2-B15-like produces MSNSMEGLIDMLPGDCVSKILSFTSPADAFRSSMVSSMFHSAAKSDVVWEMFLPTDYKDVVSRLITHLTFTTKKELFVCLCNPVLVDGGRKIFKLEKSSGKISYMLSARELSITWSNDPMQWSWKSIPQSRFSEVAELRTTCWLEIHGKISTQILSPNTRYGAYLIMKISNRAYGLDSIPSEVSVKVGNEICHDMIYLRHEDRKKQQMECMFYRNRTEVLSKRVIEGTEGISNERKDGWMEIELGEFFSGEANEEVKMSLMEVKGYQLKGGIIIEGIEVKPIL; encoded by the exons ATGTCAAACTCAATGGAAGGATTAATTGACATGTTGCCAGGAGATTGTGTATCTAAAATTCTTTCTTTCACCTCTCCTGCTGATGCATTCAGATCTTCAATGGTGTCATCTATGTTTCATTCTGCAGCTAAGTCCGATGTTGTTTGGGAGATGTTCTTGCCAACTGATTATAAGGATGTTGTGTCAAGGCTGATCACTCATTTGACATTTACTACAAAGAAGGAGCTTTTTGTCTGTCTGTGCAATCCTGTTCTCGTAGATGGTGGTAGAAAG ATCTTCAAGTTAGAGAAATCATCTGGCAAAATATCATATATGTTGTCAGCAAGAGAACTTTCTATAACATGGAGCAATGATCCAATGCAATGGAGCTGGAAATCAATACCTCAATCAAG GTTCTCAGAGGTGGCTGAGCTTAGAACAACATGTTGGTTAGAAATTCATGGCAAAATTAGTACTCAAATTTTATCACCAAACACAAGATATGGTGCTTATCTTATAATGAAAATTTCTAATCGTGCATATGGGCTCGATTCAATACCGTCTGAAGTGTCAGTTAAGGTAGGCAACGAAATATGTCATGACATGATTTATCTACGTCATGAAGATAGAAAGAAGCAACAAATGGAGTGCATGTTTTATAGGAACCGCACAGAAGTGTTGAGTAAGAGAGTGATAGAGGGCACTGAAGGAATCTCAAATGAAAGAAAGGATGGATGGATGGAAATTGAGCTGGGAGAATTTTTTAGTGGTGAAGCTAACGAAGAAGTGAAGATGAGTTTGATGGAGGTTAAGGGTTATCAATTAAAAGGAGGAATCATAATTGAAGGAATTGAAGTAAAGCCTATACTTTAA